A segment of the Synechococcus sp. CBW1002 genome:
CTTCGGTGGGAATGGAGGGCACCACCACGCAGTCGTCGCCATCGTTCCAATTCACCGGTGTGGCCACCTGGTGGGAATCGGTGAGTTGAAGTGAATCAATCACGCGCAGGATTTCGTCGAAATTGCGACCCGTGCTGGCGGGATAGGTGATTTGCAGGCGCAGCTTCTTGCTGGGGTCGATGATGAACACCGACCGCACGGTGAGGTTGTTGAGGGAGTTCGGGTGGATCATTCCGTACAGGTCGCTCACCGACTTGTCGGCATCCGCCAGAATCGGATAGTCGACGGTGGTGTTCTGGGTCTCATTGATATCACCGATCCAGCCCTTGTGACTCTCGGCTGAGTCGACACTCAGGGCGATCGTCTTGACATTGCGCTTCTCCCATTCCGGGCGAAGACGGGCTACTTCGCCCAGCTCCGTGGTGCAGACTGGGGTGTAGTCGGCGGGGTGGGAGAACAGGACCACCCA
Coding sequences within it:
- a CDS encoding peroxiredoxin; amino-acid sequence: MALQLGDTVPDFTQDSQLGTINLYDFAGNSWVVLFSHPADYTPVCTTELGEVARLRPEWEKRNVKTIALSVDSAESHKGWIGDINETQNTTVDYPILADADKSVSDLYGMIHPNSLNNLTVRSVFIIDPSKKLRLQITYPASTGRNFDEILRVIDSLQLTDSHQVATPVNWNDGDDCVVVPSIPTEEARTKFPKGVTEVKPYLRMTPQPNK